In a genomic window of Suricata suricatta isolate VVHF042 chromosome 12, meerkat_22Aug2017_6uvM2_HiC, whole genome shotgun sequence:
- the CLEC17A gene encoding C-type lectin domain family 17, member A isoform X3 produces MHMYTNSGHQDPPGTREEEEEEDDDYENTAPRYKDLPPKPDSMAPPRPPRAGKKTENPPLPCKPPKIKGVNLEHPPFQPSLATLPPAPPVSQLSQKSRCPGCYQEERLVMFLSLLVVVSLLLGCTGLAVTLIKYQEVVEELRMLTFQQMAWRANVTGAAGLAGLKKDIDHIRTKTNQSLVELWRLLDYSRITCPKGWLPFGGKCYYFSPNTKSWDEARKFCQENYSHLVIINSPDEQTFLAKAHGSPRIYWLGLTDRDREGDWKWLDGSPVTMSFWDPEEPNNINDEDCASMNKGGTWNDLSCGKTTYWICERECSC; encoded by the exons ATGCACATGTATACCAACTCTGGACACCAGGACCCGCCAG ggaccagagaggaggaggaggaggaagatgatgaCTATGAGAACACGGCACCGCGCTACAAGGATCTTCCTCCCAAGCCAG ATTCGATGGCTCCCCCTAGGCCTCCAAGGGCAG gaaagaaaacagagaacccCCCACTCCCTTGCAAGCCCCCAAAGATCAAAG gtGTCAATTTGGAGCATCCCCCATTCCAGCCGTCCCTGGCCA CTCTTCCTCCAGCACCTCCAGTGTCCCAGCTCAGTCAGAAGTCCAGATGTCCTGGGTGCTACCAGGAGGAGAGACTGGTGATGTTCCTGAGTCTGCTGGTGGTGGTGTCCCTGCTTCTGGGCTGCACTGGTCTGGCTGTGACTCTTATCAAGT ACCAGGAGGTGGTGGAAGAGCTGAGGATGTTAACCTTCCAGCAGATGGCATGGCGAGCAAATG TGACTGGCGCAGCAGGGCTGGCTGGCCTGAAGAAGGACATTGACCACATAAGAACTAAGACCAACCAGTCCCTGGTGGAACTTTGGCGCTTATTAG ACTATAGCAGGATCACCTGCCCCAAGGGCTGGCTCCCCTTTGGGGGCAAGTGTTACTACTTCTCCCCAAACACCAAGTCATGGGATGAAGCCCGGAAGTTCTGCCAGGAGAATTACTCTCACTTGGTCATCATCAACAGCCCTGATGAGCAG ACGTTTTTGGCCAAGGCTCATGGCTCTCCACGGATATACTGGCTGGGGCTGACTGACAGGGACCGTGAAGGGGACTGGAAGTGGCTGGATGGGTCACCTGTCACTATGAG CTTCTGGGATCCAGAGGAGCCCAACAACATCAACGATGAGGACTGCGCCAGCATGAACAAGGGTGGCACTTGGAATGACCTCTCTTGTGGAAAGACCACGTACTGGATTTGTGAGCGGGAATGTTCCTGTTGA
- the NDUFB7 gene encoding NADH dehydrogenase [ubiquinone] 1 beta subcomplex subunit 7, with protein sequence MGAHLARRYLSDPSREPDPQRMPTFPPDYGFPGRKEREMVATRQQMNDAQLALQQRDYCAHYLIRLLKCKRDNFPNFLACKHERHDWDYCEHLDYVMRMKEFERERRLLQRKKRREQRAADLARGQGPGEVAPEVVL encoded by the exons ATGGGGGCGCATCTCGCCCGGCGCTATCTGAGCGATCCATCGAGAGAACCCGACCCCCAGCGGATGCCCACCTTTCCCCCGGACTACGGCTTCCCGGGGCGCAAGGAGCGCG AGATGGTGGCCACGCGGCAGCAGATGAATGACGCGCAGCTAGCTCTGCAGCAGCGGGACTACTGCGCGCACTACCTCATCCGGCTGCTCAAGTGCAAGCGCGACAACTTCCCCAACTTCCTGGCCTGCAAGCACGAGCGGCACGACTGGGACTACTGCGAGCACCTTGA CTACGTGATGCGCATGAAGGAGTTTGAGCGGGAACGGAGGCTGCTCCAGCGGAAGAAGCGGAGGGAGCAGAGGGCGGCGGACCTGGCCAGAGGCCAGGGGCCGGGCGAGGTGGCCCCCGAAGTAGTCCTGTAG
- the CLEC17A gene encoding C-type lectin domain family 17, member A isoform X2 has product MHMYTNSGHQDPPGTREEEEEEDDDYENTAPRYKDLPPKPGKKTENPPLPCKPPKIKGPDLTPVIRTSSLLGVNLEHPPFQPSLATLPPAPPVSQLSQKSRCPGCYQEERLVMFLSLLVVVSLLLGCTGLAVTLIKYQEVVEELRMLTFQQMAWRANVTGAAGLAGLKKDIDHIRTKTNQSLVELWRLLDYSRITCPKGWLPFGGKCYYFSPNTKSWDEARKFCQENYSHLVIINSPDEQTFLAKAHGSPRIYWLGLTDRDREGDWKWLDGSPVTMSFWDPEEPNNINDEDCASMNKGGTWNDLSCGKTTYWICERECSC; this is encoded by the exons ATGCACATGTATACCAACTCTGGACACCAGGACCCGCCAG ggaccagagaggaggaggaggaggaagatgatgaCTATGAGAACACGGCACCGCGCTACAAGGATCTTCCTCCCAAGCCAG gaaagaaaacagagaacccCCCACTCCCTTGCAAGCCCCCAAAGATCAAAG GCCCGGACCTCACCCCTGTCATCCGCACATCTTCTCTGCTGG gtGTCAATTTGGAGCATCCCCCATTCCAGCCGTCCCTGGCCA CTCTTCCTCCAGCACCTCCAGTGTCCCAGCTCAGTCAGAAGTCCAGATGTCCTGGGTGCTACCAGGAGGAGAGACTGGTGATGTTCCTGAGTCTGCTGGTGGTGGTGTCCCTGCTTCTGGGCTGCACTGGTCTGGCTGTGACTCTTATCAAGT ACCAGGAGGTGGTGGAAGAGCTGAGGATGTTAACCTTCCAGCAGATGGCATGGCGAGCAAATG TGACTGGCGCAGCAGGGCTGGCTGGCCTGAAGAAGGACATTGACCACATAAGAACTAAGACCAACCAGTCCCTGGTGGAACTTTGGCGCTTATTAG ACTATAGCAGGATCACCTGCCCCAAGGGCTGGCTCCCCTTTGGGGGCAAGTGTTACTACTTCTCCCCAAACACCAAGTCATGGGATGAAGCCCGGAAGTTCTGCCAGGAGAATTACTCTCACTTGGTCATCATCAACAGCCCTGATGAGCAG ACGTTTTTGGCCAAGGCTCATGGCTCTCCACGGATATACTGGCTGGGGCTGACTGACAGGGACCGTGAAGGGGACTGGAAGTGGCTGGATGGGTCACCTGTCACTATGAG CTTCTGGGATCCAGAGGAGCCCAACAACATCAACGATGAGGACTGCGCCAGCATGAACAAGGGTGGCACTTGGAATGACCTCTCTTGTGGAAAGACCACGTACTGGATTTGTGAGCGGGAATGTTCCTGTTGA
- the CLEC17A gene encoding C-type lectin domain family 17, member A isoform X4 → MHMYTNSGHQDPPGTREEEEEEDDDYENTAPRYKDLPPKPGKKTENPPLPCKPPKIKGVNLEHPPFQPSLATLPPAPPVSQLSQKSRCPGCYQEERLVMFLSLLVVVSLLLGCTGLAVTLIKYQEVVEELRMLTFQQMAWRANVTGAAGLAGLKKDIDHIRTKTNQSLVELWRLLDYSRITCPKGWLPFGGKCYYFSPNTKSWDEARKFCQENYSHLVIINSPDEQTFLAKAHGSPRIYWLGLTDRDREGDWKWLDGSPVTMSFWDPEEPNNINDEDCASMNKGGTWNDLSCGKTTYWICERECSC, encoded by the exons ATGCACATGTATACCAACTCTGGACACCAGGACCCGCCAG ggaccagagaggaggaggaggaggaagatgatgaCTATGAGAACACGGCACCGCGCTACAAGGATCTTCCTCCCAAGCCAG gaaagaaaacagagaacccCCCACTCCCTTGCAAGCCCCCAAAGATCAAAG gtGTCAATTTGGAGCATCCCCCATTCCAGCCGTCCCTGGCCA CTCTTCCTCCAGCACCTCCAGTGTCCCAGCTCAGTCAGAAGTCCAGATGTCCTGGGTGCTACCAGGAGGAGAGACTGGTGATGTTCCTGAGTCTGCTGGTGGTGGTGTCCCTGCTTCTGGGCTGCACTGGTCTGGCTGTGACTCTTATCAAGT ACCAGGAGGTGGTGGAAGAGCTGAGGATGTTAACCTTCCAGCAGATGGCATGGCGAGCAAATG TGACTGGCGCAGCAGGGCTGGCTGGCCTGAAGAAGGACATTGACCACATAAGAACTAAGACCAACCAGTCCCTGGTGGAACTTTGGCGCTTATTAG ACTATAGCAGGATCACCTGCCCCAAGGGCTGGCTCCCCTTTGGGGGCAAGTGTTACTACTTCTCCCCAAACACCAAGTCATGGGATGAAGCCCGGAAGTTCTGCCAGGAGAATTACTCTCACTTGGTCATCATCAACAGCCCTGATGAGCAG ACGTTTTTGGCCAAGGCTCATGGCTCTCCACGGATATACTGGCTGGGGCTGACTGACAGGGACCGTGAAGGGGACTGGAAGTGGCTGGATGGGTCACCTGTCACTATGAG CTTCTGGGATCCAGAGGAGCCCAACAACATCAACGATGAGGACTGCGCCAGCATGAACAAGGGTGGCACTTGGAATGACCTCTCTTGTGGAAAGACCACGTACTGGATTTGTGAGCGGGAATGTTCCTGTTGA
- the TECR gene encoding very-long-chain enoyl-CoA reductase — translation MKHYEVEILDAKTREKLCFLDKVEPHATIAEIKNLFTKTHPQWYPARQSLRLDPKGKSLKDEDVLQKLPVGTTATLYFRDLGAQISWVTVFLTEYAGPLFIYLLFYFRVPFIYGHKYDFTSSRHTVVHLACICHSFHYIKRLLETLFVHRFSHGTMPLRNIFKNCTYYWGFAAWMAYYINHPLYTPPTYGAQQVKLALAIFVICQLGNFSIHMALRDLRPAGSKTRKIPYPTKNPFTWLFLLVSCPNYTYEVGSWIGFAIMTQCLPVALFSLVGFTQMTIWAKGKHRSYLKEFRDYPPLRMPIIPFLL, via the exons GTGGAGATTCTGGACGCAAAGACTCGGGAGAAACTCTGCTTCCTAGACAAG GTGGAGCCCCACGCCACCATTGCCGAGATCAAGAATCTCTTCACCAAGACCC ATCCGCAGTGGTACCCTGCCCGCCAGTCCCTCCGCCTGGACCCCA AGGGCAAGTCCCTGAAGGATGAGGATGTCCTGCAGAAGCTGCCCGTGGGCACCACGGCCACACTCTACTTCCGGGACCTGGGGGCCCAGATCAGCTGGGTGACG GTCTTCCTGACCGAGTACGCAGGGCCCCTTTTCATCTACCTGCTCTTCTACTTCCGGGTGCCCTTCATCTACGGCCACAAATATGACTTCACATCCAGCCGGCACACGGTGGTgca cctggCCTGCATCTGCCACTCATTCCACTACATCAAGCGTCTGTTGGAGACGCTCTTCGTGCACCGCTTCTCGCACGGCACCATGCCCCTGCGCAATATCTTCAAG AATTGCACCTACTACTGGGGCTTCGCCGCATGGATGGCCTATTACATTAACCACCCTCTCTACACGCCCCCCA cATATGGAGCTCAGCAGGTCAAACTGGCACTCGCCATCTTTGTG ATCTGCCAGCTTGGCAACTTTTCCATCCACATGGCCCTGCGGGACCTGCGGCCGGCTG GGTCCAAGACCAGGAAGATCCCATACCCCACCAAGAACCCCTTCACCTGGCTTTTCCTGCTGGTGTCCTGCCCCAACTACACCTACGAG GTGGGGTCCTGGATCGGCTTTGCCATCATGACACAGTGTCTCCCAG TGGCCCTCTTCTCCCTGGTGGGCTTCACTCAGATGACCATCTGGGCCAAGGGCAAGCACCGAAGCTACCTGAAGGAGTTCCGAGACTACCCGCCTCTGCgcatgcccatcatccccttctTGCTCTGA
- the CLEC17A gene encoding C-type lectin domain family 17, member A isoform X1 — protein sequence MHMYTNSGHQDPPGTREEEEEEDDDYENTAPRYKDLPPKPDSMAPPRPPRAGKKTENPPLPCKPPKIKGPDLTPVIRTSSLLGVNLEHPPFQPSLATLPPAPPVSQLSQKSRCPGCYQEERLVMFLSLLVVVSLLLGCTGLAVTLIKYQEVVEELRMLTFQQMAWRANVTGAAGLAGLKKDIDHIRTKTNQSLVELWRLLDYSRITCPKGWLPFGGKCYYFSPNTKSWDEARKFCQENYSHLVIINSPDEQTFLAKAHGSPRIYWLGLTDRDREGDWKWLDGSPVTMSFWDPEEPNNINDEDCASMNKGGTWNDLSCGKTTYWICERECSC from the exons ATGCACATGTATACCAACTCTGGACACCAGGACCCGCCAG ggaccagagaggaggaggaggaggaagatgatgaCTATGAGAACACGGCACCGCGCTACAAGGATCTTCCTCCCAAGCCAG ATTCGATGGCTCCCCCTAGGCCTCCAAGGGCAG gaaagaaaacagagaacccCCCACTCCCTTGCAAGCCCCCAAAGATCAAAG GCCCGGACCTCACCCCTGTCATCCGCACATCTTCTCTGCTGG gtGTCAATTTGGAGCATCCCCCATTCCAGCCGTCCCTGGCCA CTCTTCCTCCAGCACCTCCAGTGTCCCAGCTCAGTCAGAAGTCCAGATGTCCTGGGTGCTACCAGGAGGAGAGACTGGTGATGTTCCTGAGTCTGCTGGTGGTGGTGTCCCTGCTTCTGGGCTGCACTGGTCTGGCTGTGACTCTTATCAAGT ACCAGGAGGTGGTGGAAGAGCTGAGGATGTTAACCTTCCAGCAGATGGCATGGCGAGCAAATG TGACTGGCGCAGCAGGGCTGGCTGGCCTGAAGAAGGACATTGACCACATAAGAACTAAGACCAACCAGTCCCTGGTGGAACTTTGGCGCTTATTAG ACTATAGCAGGATCACCTGCCCCAAGGGCTGGCTCCCCTTTGGGGGCAAGTGTTACTACTTCTCCCCAAACACCAAGTCATGGGATGAAGCCCGGAAGTTCTGCCAGGAGAATTACTCTCACTTGGTCATCATCAACAGCCCTGATGAGCAG ACGTTTTTGGCCAAGGCTCATGGCTCTCCACGGATATACTGGCTGGGGCTGACTGACAGGGACCGTGAAGGGGACTGGAAGTGGCTGGATGGGTCACCTGTCACTATGAG CTTCTGGGATCCAGAGGAGCCCAACAACATCAACGATGAGGACTGCGCCAGCATGAACAAGGGTGGCACTTGGAATGACCTCTCTTGTGGAAAGACCACGTACTGGATTTGTGAGCGGGAATGTTCCTGTTGA